The Oncorhynchus clarkii lewisi isolate Uvic-CL-2024 chromosome 8, UVic_Ocla_1.0, whole genome shotgun sequence nucleotide sequence atgcaggactaGTGAAATCAAATAATTAAAATAGTAATGAaaacaatataaatataaatagcaCTATATACATAACAGCTGTGGCAGTGATTGAACAATAAATGCCCATTGGGGTGGAGGCAAAGTATAGACTGTTGAGGGAGTGAGGTGGAATGACCATCGGGGGAGCAGTAGCATTACCATTGAgggaaataaaaatagaaaagtaCATATTTACAACTGCAATTGTGATGAATGTAATTGGAGTGGGGGTAGAGTATAGccttttgggaggggggggggggggggggcagcaggaaAAATAATGTCCACGGGGGAGTAGCAGGCAAGGTGGGGGGGTAGCAGGTAGAATGTCCATGGGGAGTAGCAGGTAGAATGTCCATGGGGAGTAGCAGGTAGAATGTCCATGGGGAGTAGCAGGTAGAATGTCCATGGGGAGTAGCAGGTAGAATGTCCATGGGGAGTAGCAGGTAGAATGTCCATGGGGAGTAGCAGGTAGAATTTCCATGGGGAGTAGCAGGTAGAATGTCCATGGGGACTAGCAGGTAGAATGTCCATGGGGAGTAGCAGGTAGAATGTCCATGGGGAGTAGCAGGTAGAATGTCCATGGGGAGTAGCAGGTAGAATGTCCATGGGGAGTAGCAGGTAGAATGTCCATGGGGAGTAGCAGGTAGAATGTCCATGGGGAGTAGCAGGTAGAATGTCCATGGGGACTAGACCTTTTGAGTCCATTTGTTTACTGGTGGATGTCCACATGACTAATGTCCTCTAGTTCTCCCATGTCTTATTGTCCACAATAATCATCCCCATCCTCTCTTCCTTTGCAGTGTTCCTCTAACATTTCCACATCTTGGTGACCCCTTAAAGACAAAAAGCTAGGAAGTTGAAAAAGAAAGGAAGTTAGGAAGTTTAAAcagaagaaggaagaagaagTTGTTGGTGGAAGAAAATAAAGTTGTGACAGGAAGTAAAAAGTTGCTGCAGGAAGCGGCCCAAAATGGCGGCCACCGAACTTCAGCGCGGTCTGGAGCAGGCTGGGCGGGGCtggggaacagagaggggggagcttCTGGACAGCTTCGACTCAGAGATGCAGGAATGGGAGGACCAGCTGCAGGACATGCAGAGGAAGATAGAGGAGGTGAGGGGTCAACCATGGTCAGATGCGTTCCATCAAGGtctaaaataaagtaaaacagCATCCAAATACATGGGATAGTCCAAACATGGTCCAACATGCTCAAGCACAGTTCTGACATAGTCAAACAAGATCCTAGGTAGAGTAACATTAcctgaaatggggtatcagtagTGTGAACATTTTCACTTTGAGAGAGTGTCTTTCTCGTCGCGCACCCTTGGTCTTCTCTGAAGAGTGTTtaactgcttgtgtgtgtgtgtgtgtgtgtgtgttataatacACTGTTGGAGCCACGCCCCTTTTTGAGACCCCATGTCCCCTTTGGAGTAATGATTACAGACAGATGTTAACAAGCTAATTAAACTGTGATGTGCTGACAGACAGTCAGAACACTGTGAAAGATGATAGTGGTGAATGCATTAAAGCTTAAAATAGCGAAGCAAGCACACGCTCACTCCAACTGACATAACAAATGTGTAGATTATAAAAATAGTTGGGTCGTGTAACTATTTTGGGATGGTTATATGGATTGCGTAAACAAGGTTGACATTGTCGTAGGTACAGACTTGTTTTGTGTACATACGGTCTTGTATGTATATTGGGTTTTGGAACACGCTTAAGTTGTAAGTGTAAATAATTAGTCTAACTGGTGAATACAACTATTCCAACTTGTGTTCACGTTGTGACGGTAGGTGTTTGATCATTATAATGTTAATGCTCATATTTCAGCTTTACAATGAGGTGCAGGCTCGTAGAGGGGGAAATGATGTCACCATGGGCAACGGCAAAAATGAAAGGATGCACCATGACAATGGCTTCTGTGACCGGCCTGGCAGCCATAGCAACAGAACCAAGGACCACCCAAGAGCTGTTGTAGTGCCAAATCACTGTAGCAACGGTTGTAGTCACGGCCCCAACGGTTACGGCGAACCTGTCAACCATCAGATTGGTGGCTATTATCCAAATTGCAACGGTGCGGTGGAACTTGAAGACTTGTTGCAGGATTATCTTGGACATGGTCACGGAAAGACCTGGAAGACCAACTCAGCTCTCAACAATGTGAGTAGCTACAGTAACTAAGGATTCAAGTTGATAGGCAGCCCCGTCCAAAAAATAACCTTTACCCTATGTCTCACCCCATTGGTGTTTGCAGATCCAAAAAAATCTGATAGGTGGAAGCAATATGGTAGAAACTCCACTTAGCTCATTGGAAGACTAGATGGGGCCACCTCCATATTTATTATACCTATAGTGTTCACTTCAAGTCTTCAAACATTTGAGGGCCCTAAGCAGGGTTGTTTTTAGTAgtaaacatttaaataaatgacATATAACTGGCACATCTCAATACTCCACTGGAAATTGCATAAGTCATCCCGGTGTGGCTGTAAAGCTGaatttgatatactgtatcttTGCTAGTTGCACTATTCTACATCACTGATTATTTCCTCTCCCAGGTAACCCTTGTCCCACTTCTCTCTCAGCATCTGAAGGAGATCACTAAAGGGAGCCAGGATCAGTCTGTGCACCAGGATGCGATGAAGAGGAGGCCTGTTGAGAATGAGAGGTAAGAAGGACGTCCACAGACCTCACTAATACTGAGATCATTTAGAGAAGATCATTTAGAGAAGATCATTTAGAGAAGATCATTTAGAGAAGATCATTTAGAGAGCAAAATCCACCTATACGATTTTGTGTTTTAGCTATTTTACTCATTGAGTTATTTGCTTGTTAATCTGTTTTAGGATTGGTCAGGTGCGGTTTGCGGACGAGGAGGCTGAGAACAGGAAGAACAGAGTGTCACACAGAAAGAGTTCCCCCTGCAGGGACCTTAACAAGCCCCCTCATAGACAGAGAGAAGGCCCTCCTGTACCCCCCCGCTCCACCTCCCAGGTTGCCTCATCCGAGACTTCCCCAGCCCTCGACAGAAAGTCCCACTCCCCTGGGGTCCTTGTGGACAAGACGTGTGGTAGCCCCTCGGTCCTCAGGAAGTTTGGGGCCATGCTCCAGAAGAACGAGGGGAAAACCCTCACCGACACCGGTGTGGTGACCAACCAGGTGCCTATCGAGAACAAGTGCCCCACCCCCGTCTGTCAGCGCAAAGAGCTGGGCGGCAGCAGGGTGCCTGGGCGCTTGCCTGCCCAGAAATGCCATTCGGATTCCATCATGCTTACAGTGGAGATGGATCCCAGCAAAGAACGAGGATCTGGTGGGGCAGTGAGAGACTATAGGAGAGAGAGCCAGCTTGGTGAGAGTAGAGGCACCTCAATGGGTAGCTATGCTCACCCTAAAGGACCCCAGGCAGGGCGTCAGAGGAGGACCGAGGCCAAAGCAAGGGCCCTCGGAGgggcagacagagggacagacattGGTCTGGTCCAGGGGGAGAGGGCCAGGAGGCCTGCATACCAGCCTAGGGAGCCCATACTGGACTACAGGAACTTGAGTGGGTCCCATGTTGGAGCTCAGAGGATTCAGAGGGGAGGGCCAGTTGCAGGTCAGAATAAGGACGATGGACTCATTGAGCTACTGGATATGCTGGACATCGAGCACGAGTACAACTCTAGTCCCCAAGCCACAAAGACTGCCTACAGAAAGGACACACAGAAGGTGAGATAGGcatagcaaacacacacacacagtcttgatcTGACCCACTCTTATCGTCTCTCTCCAGGTGAGCCCAGCTGAGTTGTCCCCAGCAACCCCGTCACTGAACTTCTCTCGTCCTGCCCGCCCAGCCAATCAACGCCCTCCATCCAGGTGGGCTAGCTGTGCTCCCACTGCCTTGATCTCTGCCCCCTCCGGTCCAATGTCCCGCGCCCCAAGCCCCTTGGCACACACCCCTAGCCCCATAACAAGAACCCCAAGCCCCGCCCTAAAGCAGAAATCTTTCTGCTCCTATTTGCTCCACACCGAGACTGCCATCATGTGAGAGACACGTTCCCCAACCCCCTTTTAACCCCGACCCCCCACCCCTTGCCCCCAATTTAACCCCACGGGGTATTTCTCTGGAAATACTAAAGACTGTTCTTTCGATCCGTCTTGAAAAAAAGTGCTTTAAGAGATTTTCTATGAGATTACTTAGAATGACTTACACATATAAGAAACAAAATGGTTGACTCCTATTCAGTCTCCAGTGTTACTGTGGCCTTCCTTTCTCCT carries:
- the LOC139415218 gene encoding uncharacterized protein KIAA0408-like isoform X1; this encodes MAATELQRGLEQAGRGWGTERGELLDSFDSEMQEWEDQLQDMQRKIEELYNEVQARRGGNDVTMGNGKNERMHHDNGFCDRPGSHSNRTKDHPRAVVVPNHCSNGCSHGPNGYGEPVNHQIGGYYPNCNGAVELEDLLQDYLGHGHGKTWKTNSALNNVTLVPLLSQHLKEITKGSQDQSVHQDAMKRRPVENERIGQVRFADEEAENRKNRVSHRKSSPCRDLNKPPHRQREGPPVPPRSTSQVASSETSPALDRKSHSPGVLVDKTCGSPSVLRKFGAMLQKNEGKTLTDTGVVTNQVPIENKCPTPVCQRKELGGSRVPGRLPAQKCHSDSIMLTVEMDPSKERGSGGAVRDYRRESQLGESRGTSMGSYAHPKGPQAGRQRRTEAKARALGGADRGTDIGLVQGERARRPAYQPREPILDYRNLSGSHVGAQRIQRGGPVAGQNKDDGLIELLDMLDIEHEYNSSPQATKTAYRKDTQKVSPAELSPATPSLNFSRPARPANQRPPSRWASCAPTALISAPSGPMSRAPSPLAHTPSPITRTPSPALKQKSFCSYLLHTETAIM
- the LOC139415218 gene encoding uncharacterized protein KIAA0408-like isoform X2, giving the protein MAATELQRGLEQAGRGWGTERGELLDSFDSEMQEWEDQLQDMQRKIEELYNEVQARRGGNDVTMGNGKNERMHHDNGFCDRPGSHSNRTKDHPRAVVVPNHCSNGCSHGPNGYGEPVNHQIGGYYPNCNGAVELEDLLQDYLGHGHGKTWKTNSALNNHLKEITKGSQDQSVHQDAMKRRPVENERIGQVRFADEEAENRKNRVSHRKSSPCRDLNKPPHRQREGPPVPPRSTSQVASSETSPALDRKSHSPGVLVDKTCGSPSVLRKFGAMLQKNEGKTLTDTGVVTNQVPIENKCPTPVCQRKELGGSRVPGRLPAQKCHSDSIMLTVEMDPSKERGSGGAVRDYRRESQLGESRGTSMGSYAHPKGPQAGRQRRTEAKARALGGADRGTDIGLVQGERARRPAYQPREPILDYRNLSGSHVGAQRIQRGGPVAGQNKDDGLIELLDMLDIEHEYNSSPQATKTAYRKDTQKVSPAELSPATPSLNFSRPARPANQRPPSRWASCAPTALISAPSGPMSRAPSPLAHTPSPITRTPSPALKQKSFCSYLLHTETAIM